DNA from Lactobacillus sp. ESL0791:
AGCAAAACGTAATTGCTTCCAACGAAAGACACAGATTAGTAAACTGGCTGCGATCCAAATCAAGACACCAACCGGACTACCATCATGAGCCATTGAGGCTGCCAAAGCACCAAAGATCGCTGGAATTAAAGAAGCAAAGATTGAGTCACCAATAGCGGCAAACGGCCCCATCAAACCAACCTTGATACTTTCAACCGCATCTTTTCCTTCAACACCTTCATTTTCCTCAATTGCTAGGTCAATACCAGTAACAATTGTGTTGAAGAAGTTGGAAGTATTGAAGAACTGCATGTGTGTCTTCATCATTTGCTTTAATTCAGGTGTATCATCGCCATAAATTTTCCGCAATTGTGGCAGAATCGTGTACAAATAGCCACTATTCTGCATTCTTTCATAGTTCCATCCTAACTGATAACCAAACAAGGATCTTCTATTAATCTGTCTAAAGTCATCATCAGTTAATTTATAATTTGGTTTAGAGTTCGTCATCAGTAATCTCTCCTCCATCATCAACACTTGATACTTTTTGACTAGTTGCAGTCTCCGCTGCTGGTTTAGAAGCAGGCAAATTCTTGTAGTGTAGAATTGCAAGCGCAAGGCCAATCAGAGCCATTGCCAGCATTGATAAGCCATTAAAGCCACCTACAAAAGTCTTGTTAATAGCAGCAACGCCTACACCTAATGTTTGAACATTTGTAAACAATACTGAGAACAATGTCGTTAATGTGAAGCCAAGAATTAAGTATGCAATATGCTTTTTAACCGGAAGGTTTCTGAGCAAAATCGCAAAGCCGACAGCTGGAAGGGTAGCACCCGCAAGGGTTAAACCGGTACCAAGCCAGCTTAACTGACCATTCAAGGCATTAGCAATTGTTTGAACCAAACCTTGACCAAAAGCTAAAGCAATAAAGACAGGAATTGCACGAGACAAAGCCCAAGGAATCGCACCATAAAGGACGTTTCGTTCAACCGCCTTATAATTAATCTTGTCTTGGTCAATTAAGTGGTCAATTCTGTGTGAGAAGTATGTGTTGGCAAAACGCGCTAACACGTCTAGTTCAACCATGATTGCGGCAACGGGAACGGCAATTGAAGAAATTGCTGTTTGTGGACTCATGCCCCTAACACTGGTTGAGAAAGCTGTTGCCAGAACCGTACCGGTCGTCGCATCAATCTTAGAAGCACCACCAAAGGTACCAACACCTAAAACCATCAATTGCATTCCTGCACCAATGAATAAGCCGGTTTTCAAATCACCCATAACTAAACCAGCAATCAAGCCAGCACCAACAGGTGTATTCAGCGATGAATAAATTTGCAATTCATCAAGAATTTCATATCCGGCATACAAAGTTAATAATAATATTTGCCACCAAGCCATTTTATGACCTCCTACTTCATCTTTTCATCTATCAGTTTCATCAGATCATGTGAATCATCACGTGGAGTTAACTGAACCGTAAGTTTTACACCTTTATCAATAAGCTGCTTAAAAACCTCAACATCAGCCTGGTTAACACTAACCTGCTTGGTCAAAGCAGTAGTATCATCTCCCTTAGGCATGTTACCAACGTTGACAGTCTCAATTTTCACTCCTCGATCAATTAAATCAAGGAAGCGTTCAGGCCGTTTAGCAACAATGAAAAGCCGTTGCTTGCCATAACGCTCATTATTCAAATGATCTGCAGCAACATCAGCCGTCAAAACACTCAATCTCGTTGTCATCGGCGTCGCCATTCGCAAGCCGCTCTTTTGAATATCGCTCTTCGAGGCATCGTCATCAACAACGATAATGCGCTCAACTTGAAGATTCGGTGTCCAAAGATTAGCAACTTGACCGTGAACCAAACGTTGATCAACTCTTGCACCCACTATGTTCATATTAATTCCTCCATATTACAACAAAACGTTAACAGATTGGAACCGATACCAGAAATATCTAAAAATATTTTTGATACCCTGAAGCGCTTTCAGGTATTATGATAAGGTACCAACCAATTTTTGTCAACCATAAATTTAAAATTATACAAAAAACAGAGCACAAAAGTGCTCTGTTAGATATATTGCTTGCCTGTCTAGCTTAAAAATAAATTTTTTTAAAGCATGCAACTTTTTTGTATAAGCAAGTCATCGCAGTTTAAAACATGGAAGATGTGCAACTGGTATGGATGACTGCTATGATTAAACAAGTGTTTCATATAGAAATGAACACATTAAATTACTTATTGAGTTCATGAATAGTAACGCCCTTTACGACCCGGTTAACTGTTCCAGTTGGCGACGGTGTATCCGGCTTATTATGAACTTTAATTGAGGTCAGCAATGCGATTGTTTGGGCGAACATAATATCTGGAAAAGCCATGTAGGCATCAGGCAACAAATCTTCACCTGCAAACGTAAATGATTTACCAGCAAAATTTTGTCCGTCTTTTGGCTGTCCAACGGCCATGACGAGCGGCACAATCTGATCATCCTTGATTTCATTTAGAATATCCAAATCGTATTGCCTAGTATAATCATCATTTGAAACGAAATTGAAAACAATTGTCTTACTATTCAAGAAAGACTTAGGACCGTGACGCAGACCCATGGACGTGTCAAACAAGGCAGCAACCTCACCAGCGGTTAACTCCAGAATCTTCAATCTGGCTTCCTGAGCCAATCCCCCTAAACAACCGCTACCAGTATATACAATTCGGTTAAAATCGGTATCGACAATTTTTTGAATTTCATCTTCTCTAGCAATGACGCTCTCACCCATTTTAGCAATTGCGGCAACACAGGCAGCCTTCTTATCGTCTGCCAGCGTATCAAAGATCAACAAGGTGGCCAGCGTCATACAGGAAAACGAGCCGGTCATGGCAAAGCCCTGATCTAGCGACTTAATTGGTGTCAAGAAAACAAGGGCATTAGGATCATCTTTCAAATCATCAGCGAGCCTAGCATCCGGTGCACAAGTAATCGCGATCTGATACAAGTTCTTAACTAATTTTTTCGCCAATTCAACCGTTGCCACCGATTCCGGTGAATTTCCGCTGCGCGCATAGGAAATCAAAATGGTCGGTGTGTCTTCTTCCAGATAGTCACGTGGGGTTGAGACGATCTTGGTCGTGTCAATTGCT
Protein-coding regions in this window:
- a CDS encoding PTS system mannose/fructose/sorbose family transporter subunit IID, yielding MTNSKPNYKLTDDDFRQINRRSLFGYQLGWNYERMQNSGYLYTILPQLRKIYGDDTPELKQMMKTHMQFFNTSNFFNTIVTGIDLAIEENEGVEGKDAVESIKVGLMGPFAAIGDSIFASLIPAIFGALAASMAHDGSPVGVLIWIAASLLICVFRWKQLRFAYKQGTSLVTDMRDQMNAITDSATVLGVFMVGALVATMINIKFSWVPKIGSVTMNIQNNLDMILPKLLPALVVGFVYWLLGKKKMTSTKAILIVIVLCVICGGLGIISKA
- a CDS encoding PTS sugar transporter subunit IIC, whose translation is MAWWQILLLTLYAGYEILDELQIYSSLNTPVGAGLIAGLVMGDLKTGLFIGAGMQLMVLGVGTFGGASKIDATTGTVLATAFSTSVRGMSPQTAISSIAVPVAAIMVELDVLARFANTYFSHRIDHLIDQDKINYKAVERNVLYGAIPWALSRAIPVFIALAFGQGLVQTIANALNGQLSWLGTGLTLAGATLPAVGFAILLRNLPVKKHIAYLILGFTLTTLFSVLFTNVQTLGVGVAAINKTFVGGFNGLSMLAMALIGLALAILHYKNLPASKPAAETATSQKVSSVDDGGEITDDEL
- a CDS encoding PTS sugar transporter subunit IIB, which produces MNIVGARVDQRLVHGQVANLWTPNLQVERIIVVDDDASKSDIQKSGLRMATPMTTRLSVLTADVAADHLNNERYGKQRLFIVAKRPERFLDLIDRGVKIETVNVGNMPKGDDTTALTKQVSVNQADVEVFKQLIDKGVKLTVQLTPRDDSHDLMKLIDEKMK
- a CDS encoding SIS domain-containing protein; the protein is MFSKNDDELTKMGAVITTREIQQEPKLWQQTFKLYQEHEQEIHDFLTKITAKWSKVRVVFTGAGSSAYVGNTVLPYLKLHGDRSRFDFEAIDTTKIVSTPRDYLEEDTPTILISYARSGNSPESVATVELAKKLVKNLYQIAITCAPDARLADDLKDDPNALVFLTPIKSLDQGFAMTGSFSCMTLATLLIFDTLADDKKAACVAAIAKMGESVIAREDEIQKIVDTDFNRIVYTGSGCLGGLAQEARLKILELTAGEVAALFDTSMGLRHGPKSFLNSKTIVFNFVSNDDYTRQYDLDILNEIKDDQIVPLVMAVGQPKDGQNFAGKSFTFAGEDLLPDAYMAFPDIMFAQTIALLTSIKVHNKPDTPSPTGTVNRVVKGVTIHELNK